Proteins co-encoded in one Christiangramia fulva genomic window:
- a CDS encoding cytochrome c oxidase subunit II, which translates to MTVFLIIIVLALLGVTGWQISKIFELSRRSDEDTSQVANDKDNHTQALLMLGFVIFFYALMIYCFWNYGRFYLPDAASEHGSQYDTLMFVSIAIIMFVQVITQGLLHIFAYRYKGEKGKKAIFYADNDKLEFIWTIIPVIVLAGLIIYGLFTWSDIMNLNEDDDPMVVELYAYQFAWRARYAGEDNTLGKANVRFIEGVNQLGVDESDAYAMDDKVVTELHLPVNKPVLFKMRSQDVLHSAYFPFFRAQMNVVPGMVTQFGFTPTITTEEMRQSDYMKEKVEIVNEIRKERSKELAANGEAPLDDYGFDYFLLCNKICGQGHFNMQMKVIVESEEDFKAWLAEQPTFESTMEKSSENVDRPEDTAEGGETPATKGVDSQESMKEDINVEEEQE; encoded by the coding sequence ATGACCGTATTTTTAATAATCATAGTATTAGCACTTCTGGGAGTTACAGGATGGCAGATCTCCAAGATATTTGAATTATCCAGAAGATCTGATGAAGATACTTCGCAGGTGGCAAATGACAAGGATAATCATACACAGGCCTTACTTATGCTTGGATTTGTGATCTTCTTTTATGCTCTAATGATTTATTGTTTCTGGAATTACGGAAGATTCTATTTGCCTGATGCGGCTTCTGAACATGGCTCGCAATACGATACCCTGATGTTCGTTTCGATAGCCATCATTATGTTCGTTCAGGTAATTACACAGGGATTACTTCATATTTTCGCCTATAGATATAAGGGAGAAAAAGGAAAAAAAGCTATATTTTATGCTGATAATGATAAACTTGAATTCATTTGGACGATCATTCCGGTAATTGTCCTGGCCGGACTCATTATTTACGGTCTCTTCACCTGGAGTGATATCATGAATTTAAATGAAGATGATGACCCTATGGTTGTGGAGCTTTATGCATATCAGTTTGCCTGGAGAGCACGTTATGCCGGCGAGGATAATACCCTTGGTAAGGCTAATGTTCGTTTTATTGAAGGCGTGAACCAGCTTGGGGTTGATGAATCTGATGCCTATGCCATGGATGATAAAGTGGTAACTGAGCTTCACCTTCCGGTTAATAAACCTGTGTTGTTCAAAATGCGTTCTCAGGATGTTTTGCATTCGGCATATTTTCCTTTCTTCAGGGCCCAGATGAACGTGGTACCGGGGATGGTTACCCAATTTGGCTTTACCCCAACCATCACGACCGAAGAAATGCGCCAAAGCGATTATATGAAAGAAAAGGTTGAAATCGTTAATGAAATTCGTAAAGAAAGAAGTAAAGAACTTGCTGCCAATGGAGAAGCTCCGCTGGATGATTATGGTTTTGATTATTTCTTACTTTGTAATAAAATTTGCGGTCAGGGTCACTTTAATATGCAGATGAAAGTCATCGTGGAATCTGAAGAAGATTTCAAGGCATGGCTTGCCGAACAGCCTACTTTTGAAAGTACGATGGAAAAAAGCAGTGAAAATGTTGACCGTCCTGAAGATACCGCTGAAGGAGGGGAAACTCCTGCCACAAAGGGAGTGGACAGTCAGGAGTCGATGAAAGAGGATATTAACGTAGAAGAAGAACAAGAATAA
- a CDS encoding cytochrome c oxidase subunit I: MSAAIANAPAHDHHEDHGHHHKQTFITKYIFSQDHKMISKQYLITGLIMGIIGIAMSVLFRIQLAWPEHSFWLFEVLLGKWAPDGVMSPSIYLALVTIHGTIMVFFVLTAGLSGTFSNLLIPLQIGARDMASGFLNMISYWLFFLSSVIMLSSLFVESGPAMAGWTIYPPLSALPQAISGSGTGMTLWLVSMAIFIASSLMGSLNYIVTVINLRTKGMSMTRLPLTVWAFFVTAIIGVVSFPVLLSAALLLIMDRSFGTSFFLSDIFIQGEVLNHHGGSPVLFEHLFWFLGHPEVYIVILPAMGIVSEIMSTNSRKPIFGYRAMVASILAIAFLSTIVWGHHMFVSGMNPFLGSVFTFTTLLIAIPSAVKAFNWITTLWKGNLQMNPGMLFSIGFVSTFITGGLTGIILGDSTLDINVHDTYFVVAHFHLVMGISALYGLFAGVYHWFPKMFGKMMNKNMGYVHFWVTIVGSYGVFFPMHFIGIAGLPRRYYTNTYFPYFDDFANVNVIITVAALITALVQLVFLYNFIHSMFYGKKAVQNPWKSNTLEWTTPVEHLHGNWPGEIPAVYRWPYDYSKQNEDGEYVIKGQDFIPQTVPLQENEEELNH, translated from the coding sequence ATGTCAGCAGCAATCGCAAACGCACCGGCACACGATCATCACGAGGATCACGGACATCATCATAAACAGACTTTTATAACTAAATATATATTTAGCCAGGATCATAAGATGATCTCCAAACAGTATCTTATTACCGGCCTTATCATGGGGATCATCGGGATAGCGATGTCTGTTCTTTTCCGTATCCAGTTGGCATGGCCTGAGCATTCTTTCTGGCTTTTTGAAGTGCTATTGGGAAAATGGGCTCCAGATGGAGTAATGTCTCCCAGTATCTACCTTGCACTGGTAACCATTCACGGTACCATCATGGTATTCTTTGTGCTTACAGCAGGTTTGAGTGGTACCTTTAGTAACCTTCTTATTCCGCTGCAAATTGGAGCGAGGGATATGGCCTCCGGTTTTCTGAATATGATTTCTTACTGGTTGTTCTTCCTTTCAAGTGTGATCATGCTCAGCTCTTTATTTGTTGAGTCAGGTCCTGCGATGGCCGGTTGGACGATCTATCCGCCACTTAGTGCCCTTCCGCAGGCGATTAGCGGTTCGGGAACAGGTATGACGCTTTGGCTGGTTTCCATGGCTATTTTCATCGCTTCTTCTCTGATGGGATCTTTGAATTATATTGTAACGGTGATCAACCTTAGAACTAAAGGAATGTCTATGACGAGGCTTCCGCTTACCGTATGGGCGTTCTTTGTTACAGCTATTATCGGGGTGGTATCATTCCCGGTATTACTTTCAGCTGCGTTACTTCTTATCATGGACCGTAGTTTTGGAACTTCATTCTTCTTAAGTGATATATTTATACAGGGAGAAGTATTAAATCACCATGGCGGTTCACCGGTTTTATTCGAACACCTATTCTGGTTCCTTGGACATCCGGAGGTTTATATTGTTATACTTCCTGCAATGGGTATTGTATCTGAAATTATGTCTACCAACTCCCGTAAACCTATTTTCGGGTACAGGGCGATGGTAGCATCAATATTAGCGATTGCGTTTCTATCAACTATTGTTTGGGGCCACCATATGTTCGTTTCGGGAATGAACCCATTCCTGGGATCGGTCTTTACTTTTACAACCTTATTGATCGCTATTCCTTCTGCGGTAAAAGCCTTTAACTGGATTACTACTTTATGGAAAGGTAATCTGCAAATGAATCCCGGAATGTTATTTTCTATCGGATTTGTTTCTACCTTCATCACCGGAGGTCTTACCGGTATCATCCTCGGGGATTCGACCCTTGACATCAACGTTCATGACACCTATTTCGTAGTGGCTCACTTCCACCTGGTAATGGGAATCTCTGCACTTTACGGTCTTTTCGCTGGTGTATACCACTGGTTCCCTAAGATGTTCGGAAAAATGATGAATAAGAACATGGGGTATGTTCACTTCTGGGTTACCATCGTAGGATCTTACGGAGTGTTCTTCCCAATGCACTTTATTGGTATTGCCGGTCTTCCAAGACGTTACTATACCAACACTTATTTCCCATATTTTGACGACTTTGCTAATGTAAATGTGATTATCACTGTAGCTGCACTAATTACCGCACTGGTACAACTTGTATTTCTATACAATTTCATCCATTCAATGTTTTATGGTAAAAAAGCGGTTCAGAATCCATGGAAATCTAATACGCTTGAATGGACCACCCCTGTTGAGCACCTTCACGGGAACTGGCCGGGAGAAATTCCTGCAGTATATCGTTGGCCTTACGACTATTCAAAACAAAATGAAGATGGCGAATATGTGATCAAAGGTCAGGACTTTATTCCGCAGACCGTTCCTTTACAGGAAAACGAAGAGGAGCTTAATCACTAA
- the ruvB gene encoding Holliday junction branch migration DNA helicase RuvB produces the protein MNENLDPTGENYSPEEFDIERALRPLSFDDFAGQEQVLENLQVFVQAANLRGEALDHTLFHGPPGLGKTTLAHILANELKVGIKVTSGPVLDKPGDLAGLLTNLEERDILFIDEIHRLSPIVEEYLYSAMEDYRIDIMIETGPNARTVQINLNPFTLIGATTRSGLLTAPMRARFGISSRLQYYSTELLSGIVERSAEILKVPIDQNAAIEIAGRSRGTPRIANALLRRVRDFAQIKGNGRIDLEIAQFGLKALNVDTHGLDEMDNKILSTIIDKFKGGPVGITTLATAVSESAETIEEVYEPFLIQQGFIYRTPRGREVTEHAYKHLGRIKGSSQGGLFDQ, from the coding sequence ATGAACGAGAACCTGGATCCCACGGGAGAAAATTATTCTCCTGAAGAATTTGATATAGAGCGTGCCCTGCGTCCCTTAAGTTTTGATGATTTTGCGGGCCAGGAACAGGTATTGGAGAACCTGCAGGTCTTTGTGCAGGCCGCAAACTTGAGGGGTGAAGCTTTAGATCATACGCTGTTTCATGGTCCTCCGGGATTAGGAAAAACCACTCTCGCCCACATTCTCGCCAATGAATTGAAGGTAGGTATCAAAGTAACTTCAGGGCCTGTCCTGGATAAACCCGGGGATCTTGCCGGTTTACTTACCAATCTTGAAGAAAGGGATATCCTTTTCATCGATGAAATTCATAGATTGAGCCCCATTGTGGAGGAATATCTGTATTCTGCTATGGAAGACTATCGCATAGATATCATGATCGAAACAGGGCCTAATGCGCGTACGGTTCAAATTAATCTTAATCCGTTTACCCTTATCGGTGCTACCACTCGTTCAGGACTGCTTACCGCACCCATGAGAGCTCGTTTTGGTATTTCCAGCAGGCTGCAGTATTATTCTACCGAACTGCTTTCAGGGATTGTTGAAAGAAGCGCCGAGATCCTTAAAGTTCCAATAGATCAAAATGCCGCCATAGAGATCGCCGGAAGAAGCCGCGGAACACCCCGAATTGCAAATGCTTTGCTGCGCCGGGTTCGCGATTTTGCCCAGATCAAAGGCAACGGAAGAATAGACCTCGAAATTGCCCAATTTGGACTCAAGGCTTTAAACGTTGATACGCATGGTTTGGATGAAATGGATAATAAAATTCTTTCTACCATCATAGATAAGTTCAAAGGCGGTCCGGTGGGAATTACAACTCTTGCGACGGCTGTTAGTGAAAGTGCCGAAACCATCGAAGAGGTATACGAACCTTTTCTTATTCAGCAGGGATTTATTTATCGAACTCCAAGAGGCCGTGAAGTAACCGAACATGCCTATAAACATTTAGGTCGAATAAAAGGAAGTTCCCAGGGAGGATTGTTCGATCAGTAA
- a CDS encoding GIY-YIG nuclease family protein — protein MLSYYVYILKCADNSYYIGITNDLDRRIIEHSTGFNRNCYTFKRRPLKLEFQQEFNDVLEAIYFEKKLKGWTRAKKEALVKGDFDRIKILSECKNETHHKNISK, from the coding sequence ATGTTGAGTTATTATGTTTATATATTGAAATGTGCGGACAATTCTTATTATATCGGAATCACCAATGATTTGGACAGACGAATAATAGAGCATAGCACCGGTTTTAATCGTAATTGTTATACTTTTAAGCGAAGACCTCTGAAACTTGAATTTCAACAGGAGTTCAATGATGTTCTAGAAGCTATATACTTTGAAAAGAAATTAAAAGGATGGACTAGAGCTAAAAAAGAAGCTTTGGTAAAAGGTGATTTTGATAGAATAAAAATTTTATCGGAATGCAAAAATGAAACTCACCATAAAAATATTTCCAAGTAA
- a CDS encoding cytochrome P450: MKKENNIPEVPLSKFLKHSANILKNPLPFHHENFEEKGDTFRLNIGIGKSVIFSRDAAFAEYVLQKNQKNYIKSTIQTKDLAKYIGRGLLTSDGEHWRKQRKLIQPAFHKKQLAKLLGAIKQAILEEIPKLKTDETFDVFPFFNDLAFQTVVKSLFSSAATQEEINRLQFITESAQKMLVRELRQPYLGWWFKISGKIEHYLKLTRESRQILQKIVDERRRSDEKYDDLLDMLLEARYDDGNSMDDEQLIDEILVLFIAGHETTSNALSFISQLLALNPEWQDKIFEETQNQASEDLMAVVTNSPVTQQVIEEGMRLFPPAYFIDRVNIEDDEFNGKFFPAGSNLLFSIYEIHRHPDLWQRPDEFLPQRFSENPKQYSSQYFPFGAGPRKCIGNNFAMFEMIIAVQEIISKYTILPVKDEIEIKPLITLKPKNALLKFMNRT; encoded by the coding sequence ATGAAAAAAGAAAATAATATCCCCGAAGTTCCACTTTCCAAATTTCTTAAGCATTCAGCTAATATTCTTAAAAATCCACTTCCCTTTCACCATGAGAATTTTGAAGAAAAAGGTGATACTTTCCGGCTGAATATTGGCATCGGTAAATCGGTGATCTTTTCGAGGGATGCTGCTTTCGCTGAATATGTGCTTCAGAAGAACCAAAAGAACTATATAAAATCAACAATTCAGACTAAAGATCTTGCGAAATATATCGGCAGGGGATTGCTAACGTCAGATGGTGAACACTGGCGAAAACAGCGCAAGCTCATTCAGCCGGCCTTTCATAAAAAACAACTCGCCAAATTGCTCGGAGCCATCAAGCAGGCAATTTTAGAAGAGATTCCAAAGTTAAAAACTGATGAAACTTTTGATGTTTTTCCGTTTTTTAATGATCTCGCATTTCAAACAGTAGTAAAATCTCTTTTTAGCAGTGCCGCGACGCAGGAAGAGATCAATCGGCTTCAGTTCATTACCGAATCGGCTCAAAAGATGCTCGTTCGGGAACTTCGCCAGCCTTATCTGGGTTGGTGGTTTAAAATAAGCGGAAAAATTGAACATTATCTGAAGCTTACGCGGGAATCAAGGCAAATTCTGCAAAAAATTGTTGATGAAAGGCGCAGGTCTGATGAAAAATATGATGATTTGCTGGATATGCTCCTGGAAGCGAGGTACGATGATGGTAATTCTATGGATGATGAGCAATTAATAGATGAAATTCTTGTGTTGTTTATCGCCGGCCATGAAACCACTTCTAATGCCCTGAGTTTTATTTCCCAGCTACTGGCGCTAAATCCGGAATGGCAGGATAAGATTTTTGAGGAAACTCAAAATCAGGCTTCAGAAGATCTTATGGCTGTTGTTACAAATTCACCTGTTACCCAGCAGGTAATAGAAGAAGGAATGCGCCTGTTTCCGCCAGCTTATTTTATTGACCGGGTAAATATCGAGGATGATGAGTTTAACGGGAAATTTTTTCCGGCGGGATCAAATTTATTGTTTTCCATTTATGAAATTCATCGGCATCCTGATCTTTGGCAGCGACCTGATGAATTCCTCCCGCAGCGATTTTCTGAAAATCCGAAACAATATTCTTCACAATATTTTCCATTCGGCGCGGGCCCCAGAAAATGTATAGGCAATAATTTCGCCATGTTCGAAATGATCATTGCGGTTCAGGAAATTATTTCAAAATATACCATTCTACCTGTCAAAGATGAGATTGAGATCAAACCTTTAATTACTCTGAAGCCGAAGAATGCACTTCTGAAGTTTATGAATAGAACTTGA
- a CDS encoding helix-turn-helix domain-containing protein: MEKLQQTGIYETSGIHLKFGAGINSIGEYKIPYSIIETSIKGWYRTFFPRIGYLVFNLYTGQDFKCRFLNYHKTSGYTNVLYITGLLSENSLHFEQHGMGKGYAVKVHPVVGYYFLKIPMCEIVDRQIQISNVLENNGRTLRYLEKNEMFHSFDNSYLKEELAKILPPRRLYLQDPIYHAVNFIRKMGGQLTIKQLSAKFCMSERNFNRKFLLKVGLSAQAYCKIWQIVSVINFIHRNPLLSLSEIAFKTGYYDVAHLAHDFKKKVSLSPSSFREDIIPITEKYLDAPESIL, from the coding sequence GTGGAGAAATTGCAGCAAACGGGTATATATGAAACATCCGGCATTCATCTCAAATTTGGAGCCGGGATTAATTCCATTGGAGAATATAAAATTCCGTATTCCATCATTGAAACTTCTATAAAAGGTTGGTACCGTACCTTTTTTCCAAGAATTGGGTATCTCGTTTTCAATTTATATACAGGTCAAGATTTTAAATGCCGATTTTTAAATTACCACAAAACTTCAGGCTATACGAATGTTCTTTATATAACCGGATTATTATCAGAAAATTCTCTTCATTTTGAACAACATGGTATGGGAAAAGGATATGCGGTGAAAGTACATCCTGTGGTAGGATATTATTTTCTAAAAATTCCTATGTGTGAAATTGTGGATAGGCAAATACAAATCTCAAATGTTTTGGAGAACAATGGAAGAACCCTGCGATACCTTGAAAAAAATGAAATGTTCCATTCTTTCGATAATTCTTACTTGAAAGAGGAACTTGCAAAAATTTTACCTCCCCGACGCCTGTATCTTCAAGATCCAATTTATCATGCTGTAAATTTTATTCGGAAAATGGGTGGACAGCTAACCATAAAACAACTGTCAGCTAAGTTTTGTATGAGTGAAAGAAATTTTAACCGAAAGTTTTTGCTAAAAGTGGGGCTATCTGCCCAGGCATATTGTAAAATATGGCAAATTGTAAGTGTAATTAATTTTATTCATCGAAATCCATTATTAAGCTTATCTGAAATTGCTTTTAAAACCGGATATTATGATGTGGCTCATTTGGCACATGACTTTAAGAAAAAAGTTTCTCTTTCCCCTTCTAGTTTTCGGGAGGATATAATTCCCATTACGGAAAAATATCTCGACGCTCCGGAAAGCATTCTTTAA
- a CDS encoding ScyD/ScyE family protein — protein sequence MKKFNIQITNEVCLVSLVFFLTFLVSCSKEESVADIPELQAVSLHGNVPTDKKGNVNVTVTEFASNIPSPRGLKFGPDGYLYVASAGTGGTTLLTSCEQVIPPVGPYLGGNTSSILKISPAGVITNLVSQLPSDVNALGFTMGVADIEFVENQLYALLDAGCSHGNPDYPTSVIKVNNDGSWSVVANISDYLANNPVAAPEEDDFEPDGTLYDLINVRGNLYSVEPNRGDLIKITTDGTITRVLDFSAQYGHNVPTSIAFHGNFYVGNLRTFPLVKGSSKIFKVTPDGEVKIWAEDFTGILGVAFDAQNRMYVLETSAVDNGPAPGTGRVVRLNNDHSRDVIIDNLTFPTGMTFGPEGALYISNAGFGPPVGQILKVEFN from the coding sequence ATGAAAAAATTTAACATTCAAATCACAAACGAAGTCTGCCTTGTGAGTCTCGTCTTTTTCCTGACTTTCCTGGTTTCGTGTTCTAAAGAGGAAAGTGTTGCTGACATTCCTGAACTTCAAGCAGTTTCTTTACATGGAAATGTACCAACTGATAAAAAAGGAAATGTAAACGTCACGGTTACCGAGTTTGCATCTAACATTCCGTCACCACGCGGTCTTAAGTTTGGACCTGACGGATACCTGTATGTAGCAAGTGCCGGAACGGGAGGAACTACTCTTTTAACTTCATGCGAACAGGTGATTCCTCCGGTTGGGCCCTATCTTGGAGGAAATACTTCTTCTATTCTGAAAATTTCTCCTGCCGGTGTAATTACTAATCTTGTAAGTCAATTGCCTTCTGATGTGAATGCTCTTGGTTTTACCATGGGAGTTGCAGATATTGAATTTGTTGAAAATCAACTTTACGCTTTGCTCGACGCAGGATGTTCTCATGGCAATCCTGATTATCCAACTTCGGTGATAAAGGTTAATAACGACGGAAGCTGGTCTGTGGTGGCGAATATTAGCGATTACTTAGCCAACAATCCTGTTGCTGCTCCAGAGGAAGATGATTTTGAACCGGATGGAACTCTCTATGATCTCATTAATGTTAGAGGAAATTTATATTCCGTTGAGCCAAACCGTGGCGATTTAATTAAGATTACCACCGATGGAACAATCACACGCGTACTTGATTTTTCGGCTCAGTATGGACATAATGTTCCTACTTCAATTGCTTTCCACGGCAATTTTTATGTGGGCAATTTAAGAACTTTTCCGCTGGTTAAAGGTAGTTCAAAAATTTTCAAAGTAACTCCCGATGGAGAGGTAAAGATCTGGGCAGAAGATTTTACAGGGATTTTAGGAGTAGCTTTTGATGCTCAAAACAGAATGTATGTGCTGGAAACTTCAGCGGTAGATAATGGTCCGGCTCCTGGTACAGGAAGAGTGGTTAGGTTAAATAATGATCATTCCAGGGATGTAATTATTGACAATCTAACCTTTCCCACTGGGATGACGTTTGGTCCAGAGGGAGCTCTTTATATTTCAAATGCTGGTTTTGGTCCTCCGGTGGGGCAAATTCTTAAAGTGGAATTCAATTAA
- a CDS encoding nickel-binding protein: protein MPVFMDLHIGQGLTAEDIAMAHQMDLKIQGDFDCKCLTYWFDKERGNAYCLVDAPSKEAVYELHRNSHKQLPDEIIEVDRRVIKAFLGRIHDPEVVDYMIDQKIKVFNDPAFRVLLMLRIRDRQRLVHELGEKKAGEYLNAFEKVSQHQILKNNGMAAESGKGVTVATFTSAIQAVICAIDIQNFLHNDLEKIDLKIGIHAGQPVEKNPGLFENTLRFIRFICCFENSSNIIVSHTVTNLMESAQNSTLLNSPSVRCISKADENFLKSLIEVIYNNWQNPLFEMKDYLNTMSMSKSQFYRRCIETTGHSFNRVLREYRLHQALEKLMKTEKNVAETAFASGFNSPSYFTKCFQKHFNIHPSEYLN from the coding sequence ATGCCAGTCTTTATGGATCTTCATATCGGCCAGGGCTTAACTGCCGAAGATATTGCCATGGCCCACCAGATGGACCTGAAAATTCAGGGAGATTTCGATTGTAAGTGCCTAACCTACTGGTTTGATAAGGAAAGAGGAAACGCTTATTGTTTAGTAGATGCTCCCAGTAAGGAAGCGGTTTATGAATTGCACAGAAACAGTCATAAACAGCTGCCAGATGAAATTATTGAAGTAGATCGCAGGGTGATCAAGGCATTTTTGGGAAGAATACATGATCCCGAGGTAGTAGACTACATGATAGATCAAAAAATAAAGGTTTTTAATGATCCTGCATTCAGAGTTCTTCTGATGCTTAGAATTAGAGATCGGCAGCGGCTGGTGCATGAACTGGGGGAAAAGAAGGCCGGGGAATATTTAAATGCCTTTGAAAAAGTTTCGCAACATCAGATCTTAAAAAACAACGGAATGGCTGCCGAGAGTGGAAAGGGCGTAACCGTGGCCACTTTTACTTCAGCCATTCAGGCGGTAATTTGCGCCATCGATATTCAGAATTTTCTCCACAATGATCTTGAAAAAATTGATTTGAAGATTGGTATTCATGCAGGGCAGCCTGTAGAAAAAAATCCTGGATTATTTGAGAATACCCTGCGGTTTATCCGTTTTATCTGTTGTTTTGAAAACAGTAGTAATATTATAGTATCTCATACTGTAACTAATTTGATGGAAAGTGCTCAAAATAGTACACTTTTAAACTCTCCTTCGGTTCGATGTATTTCAAAAGCCGATGAAAATTTCCTTAAAAGCCTGATTGAAGTAATTTACAATAACTGGCAGAATCCTCTTTTTGAAATGAAGGATTATCTAAACACCATGTCTATGAGCAAATCCCAATTTTACCGCCGCTGTATAGAGACCACCGGCCATTCTTTTAACCGCGTACTTCGGGAATATAGATTGCATCAGGCCCTGGAAAAGCTTATGAAAACTGAAAAAAATGTCGCGGAAACAGCCTTCGCCAGCGGATTTAACAGCCCTTCATATTTTACAAAATGCTTTCAGAAACATTTTAATATTCATCCTTCCGAATATCTAAATTAA
- the queG gene encoding tRNA epoxyqueuosine(34) reductase QueG, with amino-acid sequence MNTKQKHTRLIKAEAKRLGFMSCGISKAEFLEEEAPRLEKWLSEERHGEMRYMENHFDKRLDPTKLVPDSKSVISLLLNYYPEKFQREDSYKISKYAYGRDYHFIIKDKLKSLLSFLQDEIGEIHGRAFVDSAPVLDKAWAAKSGLGWIGKNSNLLTKQVGSFYFIAELIVDLELEYDTPVTDHCGSCTACIDACPTNAIYEPYRVDGSKCISYFTIELKDELPGSYRDKFEDWMFGCDICQDVCPWNRFSKSHNEPLFDPHPKLLENDKKDWEEITRETFNEIFRKSAVKRTKYEGLKRNIRFLKD; translated from the coding sequence TTGAATACGAAACAAAAACATACCCGGCTAATCAAAGCCGAAGCAAAACGCCTCGGCTTTATGTCTTGTGGTATCTCAAAGGCCGAATTTCTGGAAGAAGAAGCGCCGAGACTGGAAAAATGGCTTTCTGAAGAAAGGCATGGTGAAATGCGCTATATGGAAAATCATTTCGATAAGCGTCTGGATCCAACCAAACTTGTTCCTGACTCCAAATCGGTGATCTCCCTTTTGCTGAATTACTATCCGGAAAAATTTCAGCGTGAAGATTCTTATAAGATCAGCAAATATGCCTATGGAAGGGATTATCATTTCATTATAAAAGATAAATTAAAGAGCCTGCTGAGTTTTCTTCAGGATGAAATTGGGGAAATACATGGCCGGGCTTTTGTAGATTCCGCGCCTGTTCTTGATAAAGCCTGGGCGGCAAAAAGCGGACTCGGCTGGATTGGCAAAAATTCCAATCTTCTTACAAAGCAGGTAGGAAGTTTCTATTTTATTGCTGAACTGATCGTTGATCTTGAACTGGAATACGACACTCCGGTGACCGATCATTGCGGCAGCTGTACTGCCTGTATTGATGCCTGCCCTACCAATGCGATCTACGAGCCTTACCGGGTAGATGGCAGCAAATGTATCTCTTATTTTACTATTGAATTAAAAGATGAGCTGCCTGGTTCCTATCGCGACAAATTTGAAGACTGGATGTTCGGCTGTGATATCTGCCAGGACGTATGCCCCTGGAATCGCTTTTCCAAATCTCATAATGAGCCGCTTTTTGATCCACATCCTAAGCTGCTTGAGAATGATAAAAAAGACTGGGAAGAGATCACACGGGAGACTTTCAATGAGATTTTTAGGAAATCTGCTGTGAAAAGGACCAAATATGAAGGCTTGAAAAGAAATATACGCTTTTTAAAAGATTAG